In Geopsychrobacter electrodiphilus DSM 16401, a single window of DNA contains:
- a CDS encoding PAS domain S-box protein encodes MKSNKRKGQPIADAELRLLAEDQLGERSSSVNFPHNEEETQRLVHELEVHQIELEMQSDELRQAQQKLELSRDKYSELYDFAPVGYFTFDAQGLIQEINLAGASLLGIERELLADIPISRFIADAEGRKVFSCHLKNVLQKNDMQGCEIKLTQKNGQVIHTQIQSTVLGTNESDGRDILSSIVDVTVARELESEIQDAREYSENIVETLRAPLLVLDSDLEILTANHCFYETFKVTPKETIGHFIYEVGNRQWDIPQLRLMVEEILPRNTVIKDYEVEHDFPGIGHKIILLSARQIFREKIGSDIILLAMEDITERRQLEMEIQDAREYAENIVDTLREPLVVLNFDLKILTANHSFYEMFKVTPEETIGNFIYDIGNRQWDIPQLRLLVEEILPLDTVINGYEVEHDFPGIGHKFILLNARQIFREKIGSDIILLAMEDITDRKQAEAALIQAGALQNAIFHSANFSSIATDEKGVIQIFNVGAEKMLGYTAAEVVNKNTPADISDPQEIITRAQALTIELETEITPGFDALVFKARRGIEDIYELTYIRKDGSRFPAVVSVTALRDDQETIIGYLLIGTDNTARKQAEEALLQAGALQSAIFNSANFSSIATDEKGVIQIFNVGAEKMLGYTAAEVVNKNTPADISDPQEIITRAQALTLELETEITPGFDALVFKARRGIEDIYELTYIRKDGSRFPAVVSVTALRDDQGTIIGYLLIGTDNTARKQAEEALLQAGALQRAIFNSANFSSIATDAEGVIQIFNVGAEKMLGYTAAEVVNKNTPADISDPQEIITRAQALSTELETEITPGFDALVFKARRGIEDIYELTYIRKDGSRFPAVVSVTALRDDQETIIGYLLIGTDNTARKQIEKEQKELSQRLQDQQFYTRNLIEANIDAITTTNPSGIITDVNKQMEALTGCTREELIGAPFKNYFTDPSLVEDGIKRVLKEINTSNYELTARARDGKETVVSFNANVFYDRDSKLQGIFFGARDVTERKRLDEALREKNVELESARSVAEKANLAKSDFLSSMSHELRTPLGAILGFAQLMESGKPEPTPVQKRSIDQILKAGWYLLELINEILDLALIESGKLSLSLEPVSLEDVLNECEAMVEPQAKERNIQVIFSEIKSPCFVNADRTRVKQILLNLLSNAIKYNKEYGTITVSCTLTPPDFIRISVRDTGAGLTPEQLTQLFQPFNRLGQKGDVEEGTGIGLVVCKRLVESMGGGIGFESTVGEGSVFWFELIQTTEHQASTHIHQFTTIVATDDQADEQKRTLLYVEDNPANLMLVEDLLARRPDIRFLSAQDAIKGVEIARTSQPDVILMDINLPGISGIDALKILADIPETAHIPVIALSANAIPRDIEKGLEAGFFRYLTKPIKVAEFMDTLDLTLKHAKMEAAMAVEKGKSKT; translated from the coding sequence ATGAAAAGCAACAAACGCAAGGGGCAGCCGATAGCAGACGCCGAATTACGCCTGCTTGCCGAAGATCAGCTGGGGGAGAGATCATCCTCGGTGAATTTCCCCCACAATGAGGAAGAGACGCAGCGGCTCGTCCATGAACTAGAGGTTCACCAGATCGAGCTGGAGATGCAGAGTGACGAACTCCGACAAGCCCAACAAAAGCTTGAGTTATCGCGGGATAAATATTCTGAACTCTATGATTTTGCTCCTGTCGGCTATTTCACCTTTGATGCGCAGGGGCTGATACAGGAAATCAACCTGGCCGGCGCCAGTCTGCTCGGTATTGAGCGGGAACTGCTCGCAGATATTCCCATCAGCCGTTTCATCGCCGATGCCGAGGGGCGAAAAGTTTTTAGCTGTCACCTAAAAAATGTTTTACAAAAAAATGATATGCAGGGCTGTGAAATCAAGCTGACTCAAAAAAACGGTCAGGTGATCCATACCCAGATTCAAAGTACCGTCCTGGGTACGAATGAGAGCGATGGGAGGGACATCCTTTCCTCTATCGTCGATGTCACGGTGGCCAGGGAGTTGGAATCCGAAATCCAGGATGCGCGGGAATATTCCGAGAATATTGTCGAAACCCTGCGTGCGCCCCTGTTGGTGCTGGACTCTGATCTGGAGATTCTCACCGCCAACCACTGCTTCTACGAGACCTTCAAGGTCACCCCCAAGGAAACCATCGGTCATTTCATCTACGAAGTCGGTAACCGGCAATGGGACATTCCCCAGCTGCGACTCATGGTCGAGGAAATTCTCCCCCGGAATACCGTGATCAAGGACTATGAGGTCGAGCATGATTTTCCCGGCATCGGGCACAAGATCATTCTGCTCAGCGCCCGCCAGATCTTTCGCGAAAAAATCGGCTCGGACATTATCCTGCTGGCCATGGAGGACATTACCGAGCGCAGGCAGTTGGAAATGGAAATCCAGGACGCCAGGGAATACGCTGAAAATATTGTCGATACGCTGCGCGAGCCGTTGGTGGTGCTTAATTTCGATTTAAAAATTCTTACCGCCAATCACAGCTTCTACGAGATGTTCAAAGTCACCCCCGAGGAAACAATCGGGAATTTCATCTATGATATCGGCAACCGACAGTGGGATATTCCCCAACTGCGACTGCTGGTCGAGGAAATCCTCCCCCTGGATACCGTGATCAATGGCTACGAAGTTGAACATGATTTTCCCGGCATCGGCCACAAGTTTATCCTGCTCAATGCGCGGCAGATCTTCCGCGAGAAAATCGGTTCGGACATTATCCTGCTGGCCATGGAGGACATTACCGACCGCAAGCAGGCCGAAGCGGCACTGATCCAGGCGGGCGCCTTGCAAAACGCAATTTTCCACAGCGCCAACTTCTCGAGTATCGCCACGGATGAGAAGGGGGTCATCCAGATCTTTAACGTCGGCGCCGAGAAGATGCTCGGCTACACCGCCGCCGAGGTGGTGAACAAGAACACCCCGGCTGACATTTCCGATCCGCAGGAGATTATCACCCGCGCCCAGGCGCTGACCATTGAGCTCGAGACCGAGATCACCCCGGGCTTTGACGCCCTGGTCTTCAAGGCGCGGCGCGGCATTGAGGATATTTACGAGCTGACCTACATCCGCAAGGATGGCAGCCGCTTCCCGGCGGTCGTCTCGGTCACCGCCCTGCGTGATGATCAAGAGACTATTATCGGCTATCTGCTTATCGGTACCGACAACACTGCTCGCAAGCAGGCCGAAGAGGCCCTCCTCCAGGCGGGAGCTCTGCAGAGCGCGATTTTCAACAGCGCCAACTTCTCGAGTATTGCAACGGATGAGAAGGGGGTCATCCAGATCTTTAACGTCGGCGCCGAGAAGATGCTCGGCTACACCGCCGCCGAGGTGGTGAACAAGAACACCCCGGCTGACATCTCCGATCCGCAGGAGATTATCACCCGCGCCCAGGCGTTGACCCTCGAGCTCGAGACCGAGATCACTCCGGGCTTCGATGCATTGGTCTTCAAGGCGCGGCGCGGCATCGAGGATATCTACGAACTGACCTACATCCGCAAGGATGGCAGTCGCTTCCCGGCGGTCGTCTCGGTCACCGCCCTGCGTGATGATCAGGGGACCATCATCGGTTATCTGCTCATCGGTACCGATAACACTGCGCGCAAACAGGCCGAAGAGGCCCTCCTCCAGGCGGGAGCGCTGCAGAGGGCGATTTTCAATAGCGCCAACTTCTCAAGCATCGCCACCGATGCCGAGGGGGTTATTCAGATCTTCAACGTCGGCGCCGAGAAGATGCTCGGCTACACCGCCGCCGAGGTGGTGAACAAGAACACCCCGGCTGATATTTCTGATCCCCAGGAGATTATCACCCGCGCCCAGGCGCTCAGTACCGAGCTCGAGACCGAGATCACCCCGGGCTTCGACGCATTGGTCTTCAAGGCGCGGCGCGGCATTGAGGATATCTACGAGCTGACCTATATCCGCAAGGATGGCAGTCGCTTCCCGGCGGTCGTCTCGGTCACCGCCCTGCGTGATGATCAAGAGACTATTATTGGCTATCTGCTTATCGGTACAGATAACACCGCGCGCAAACAGATTGAGAAAGAGCAGAAGGAACTCAGTCAGCGTTTGCAGGACCAGCAGTTTTATACCCGCAACCTGATTGAAGCTAACATTGACGCGATCACGACCACCAATCCGTCCGGCATCATCACCGATGTTAACAAGCAGATGGAAGCGCTCACCGGGTGCACGCGCGAGGAATTGATCGGCGCACCATTCAAGAACTACTTCACTGATCCTTCTCTGGTCGAGGACGGGATTAAACGGGTGCTGAAAGAAATAAACACCTCTAACTATGAACTCACCGCACGGGCCCGTGACGGCAAGGAGACGGTGGTCTCTTTCAATGCCAACGTCTTCTACGATCGGGACAGCAAGCTACAGGGCATCTTCTTCGGGGCCCGCGACGTGACCGAGCGCAAACGCCTGGATGAGGCATTAAGGGAAAAGAACGTCGAACTGGAGAGTGCCAGGTCGGTGGCAGAAAAAGCTAACCTCGCTAAATCAGATTTTCTTTCCAGCATGAGTCATGAGCTGCGTACCCCGCTCGGAGCGATTCTCGGGTTTGCACAGCTGATGGAATCGGGAAAGCCGGAGCCGACCCCTGTCCAGAAGAGGAGCATTGATCAAATTCTAAAAGCCGGCTGGTATCTGCTGGAACTGATCAATGAAATCCTCGATCTGGCGTTGATCGAGTCCGGTAAACTCTCGCTATCACTGGAACCGGTCTCCCTTGAGGACGTCTTGAACGAGTGCGAGGCCATGGTTGAACCTCAGGCCAAGGAACGCAATATTCAGGTGATCTTCTCCGAGATTAAATCCCCTTGTTTTGTCAACGCCGACCGGACACGGGTGAAGCAGATACTCCTCAATCTGCTTTCCAACGCGATCAAGTACAATAAGGAATACGGAACGATTACGGTGAGCTGTACCTTGACCCCCCCGGATTTTATTCGAATCAGTGTCCGTGATACCGGCGCGGGGCTGACTCCGGAACAGCTTACGCAACTCTTCCAGCCGTTTAATCGCCTCGGCCAAAAGGGTGACGTTGAAGAAGGGACCGGTATCGGCCTGGTGGTCTGTAAGCGTCTGGTCGAATCGATGGGTGGTGGTATCGGATTTGAGAGTACGGTTGGGGAGGGGAGCGTGTTCTGGTTCGAACTGATTCAGACGACTGAACACCAGGCGTCCACCCACATCCACCAATTCACAACAATCGTCGCAACGGATGATCAAGCGGACGAGCAGAAGAGGACCCTGCTCTATGTTGAGGACAACCCGGCGAACCTGATGCTGGTCGAAGATCTTCTGGCGCGTCGGCCCGACATTCGCTTTCTGAGTGCGCAAGACGCAATTAAAGGGGTCGAGATTGCCCGCACCTCTCAGCCGGATGTGATTTTGATGGATATCAATC
- a CDS encoding ice-binding family protein → MKRLRMLKTCLGFGLLLSIFLLSGCGGDAGVGVWDAPTNNTNKLLTSISVTPAASFVPINGIRQFTATASYDDGSTGDVTASSSWTSSTPAIATVGTIAPTTGLATGLTSGVSDITASFGGQTATATLTVATLTSLQVTPVSASVTLGGTRQYTARATYSDASIHIVTSDPATVWNSSIPGVATISANGLATGVADGTSNITATFGGLTSAAVTLNVDATLPLIIIPGAVCTVDSGPTIPTVTMSDPTSDNLLVKTSTAGVANNGKLITATFSLAMDPTTITAPPTFTIMETVSLNSVAGSVTMDATNKIATFTTDAALLPDTDYTASISTAAMSADAIAISCPYEWDFTTATNVATGVGSVNFGAAATFGSASTAGIVNVGATTVNGDVVLDPDFTCNGVTVGSAGLIGQCNGIAPTINGDVISPLYPDAGVTSGKIVADLRAAYIALSPAQMSTGVTTIADGTTLGAGAGTAAVLNDNLFFPGIYKTTSGGMLITGDLTLDGQGDSDAVFVFQSDSSIGTAATGAADPHTRILLTNGAKASNVYWWVGSNQATLGSHTIFQGNILSYSSITMETGASSCGRLFAGASTDGAFTFGDNIVSVPGNVNAPAGCK, encoded by the coding sequence ATGAAAAGATTGAGAATGTTGAAGACGTGTCTGGGATTTGGGTTGTTGTTGAGTATTTTTCTACTCTCCGGCTGTGGGGGCGATGCTGGCGTGGGTGTCTGGGACGCACCCACTAATAATACAAATAAACTATTAACTTCCATCTCGGTGACGCCAGCAGCGTCATTCGTCCCCATCAATGGTATTCGACAATTCACGGCCACTGCTTCATATGACGATGGATCGACCGGCGACGTCACCGCTTCTTCCAGTTGGACTTCGTCTACCCCCGCTATTGCCACCGTTGGTACTATTGCACCGACGACTGGCCTGGCCACTGGCCTGACCAGCGGCGTCTCGGATATCACAGCCTCTTTCGGCGGCCAGACTGCGACAGCTACATTAACGGTAGCAACCTTGACCTCGCTCCAGGTGACCCCTGTTTCGGCTTCCGTCACGCTGGGTGGCACCCGGCAATATACGGCTCGGGCGACTTACAGCGATGCGTCAATCCACATCGTGACCTCCGATCCCGCCACGGTCTGGAACTCGTCGATCCCCGGCGTTGCCACCATCTCGGCCAATGGCCTTGCGACAGGCGTGGCCGACGGCACCTCAAATATCACGGCCACGTTCGGTGGACTGACTTCGGCCGCGGTAACTTTGAATGTTGATGCGACACTCCCCTTGATAATTATCCCCGGCGCGGTTTGTACAGTAGACAGTGGGCCCACCATCCCGACAGTCACAATGTCCGATCCGACCAGTGATAACCTGCTTGTGAAGACCAGCACTGCGGGTGTCGCCAATAACGGCAAATTAATTACCGCCACCTTCAGCCTGGCCATGGATCCGACAACAATCACTGCGCCGCCCACATTCACAATCATGGAGACTGTAAGCTTAAACAGTGTGGCCGGTTCCGTCACCATGGATGCCACAAACAAGATTGCGACCTTTACCACCGACGCAGCGCTATTGCCTGATACGGATTATACAGCGTCTATTTCGACCGCCGCCATGAGCGCTGACGCCATCGCTATCTCCTGTCCTTATGAATGGGACTTCACCACCGCCACCAACGTAGCCACAGGTGTCGGGTCGGTCAACTTTGGTGCAGCCGCAACCTTCGGAAGTGCCTCGACCGCCGGGATTGTCAACGTCGGCGCGACCACAGTCAACGGTGATGTTGTTCTGGATCCCGATTTTACCTGTAATGGTGTAACCGTCGGCAGTGCCGGACTTATCGGCCAATGCAATGGTATCGCGCCCACAATCAACGGGGATGTCATCAGCCCTTTGTATCCCGATGCAGGCGTAACTTCCGGTAAGATTGTTGCCGATTTACGGGCCGCATATATCGCCCTATCGCCCGCTCAAATGAGCACCGGAGTCACCACCATTGCCGATGGCACGACTTTAGGGGCCGGAGCTGGAACAGCCGCCGTACTCAACGACAACTTGTTCTTCCCTGGTATCTACAAAACCACCTCAGGGGGGATGCTGATTACGGGTGATCTCACCCTCGACGGCCAGGGCGATTCGGATGCGGTCTTTGTTTTCCAGTCCGACAGCTCAATCGGAACGGCAGCCACCGGCGCCGCCGATCCTCATACCCGGATCCTCCTGACCAATGGCGCCAAAGCGTCCAACGTTTATTGGTGGGTTGGCAGCAATCAGGCGACCCTCGGAAGTCACACGATCTTTCAAGGCAACATCCTGTCCTATAGCAGCATCACCATGGAAACCGGCGCATCCTCCTGCGGCAGATTATTTGCCGGGGCGTCTACCGATGGTGCCTTTACCTTCGGTGATAATATCGTTTCGGTACCGGGGAACGTGAACGCTCCTGCCGGCTGCAAGTAA
- a CDS encoding OmpA family protein: MKREYSIGLLQKKMLPLLLAVILLCPLAAQAEIKAKSFELSPFIGYHFFEGQQNLENDFVFGGRVGYNFTNRFGIEGALEFINTGVDDKNQAFTSKGQFATPINDVDMTSFHLDALYHFMPESKLNPYIVAGFGAAHYNPSISDNLMAIVSYGVGAKYWLVENIGLRADLRDNMVVDETFHNVEATLGVIFRFGGDSKPEATPVAKYEPAPKPVVVAEKQVVVAPVKPEITVLEFDDVHFDFDKATLKPAAKKSLDEYIQVLKKNPRAKIRIEGYTSEKGTDEYNRDLSKKRADAVKSYLMREGGIKSSRLKSFGYGETDPEAYEANPEIINSRAAKKNMRVLFEIAVQ; the protein is encoded by the coding sequence ATGAAAAGAGAATATTCAATAGGTTTGCTTCAAAAGAAGATGTTGCCATTGTTGTTAGCGGTTATCCTTCTCTGTCCCTTGGCGGCTCAGGCCGAGATCAAGGCCAAGAGCTTTGAGTTGAGTCCTTTTATTGGCTACCATTTCTTTGAGGGTCAACAGAACCTGGAAAATGATTTTGTCTTCGGCGGCCGCGTTGGTTATAACTTCACCAACCGTTTTGGTATTGAAGGCGCCCTGGAATTCATCAACACTGGCGTTGATGATAAAAATCAAGCATTTACCTCTAAAGGCCAGTTTGCAACTCCAATTAATGACGTAGATATGACGTCCTTTCATCTGGACGCTCTCTATCATTTCATGCCGGAGAGTAAACTTAATCCCTACATCGTGGCCGGGTTCGGCGCTGCTCATTATAACCCGAGCATCAGCGATAACCTCATGGCGATTGTTAGTTACGGGGTCGGCGCGAAATACTGGTTGGTCGAAAACATCGGGCTGAGAGCCGATCTCAGAGATAATATGGTTGTGGATGAAACATTCCACAATGTCGAAGCAACTCTGGGCGTTATCTTCAGATTCGGCGGCGATTCAAAACCCGAAGCCACCCCGGTCGCGAAGTATGAGCCGGCCCCCAAGCCAGTGGTAGTAGCTGAAAAGCAGGTTGTCGTCGCTCCGGTTAAACCAGAGATCACTGTTCTGGAATTCGACGACGTCCATTTCGATTTTGATAAGGCGACCCTCAAACCCGCCGCGAAGAAAAGTCTGGATGAATATATCCAGGTCCTGAAGAAAAACCCCAGGGCTAAAATCCGTATCGAAGGATATACCTCCGAAAAGGGCACGGATGAATATAACCGGGATTTAAGTAAAAAAAGAGCCGATGCCGTCAAGTCGTACCTGATGCGCGAAGGGGGCATAAAGTCGAGTCGCCTTAAATCCTTCGGCTATGGCGAGACCGACCCGGAAGCCTATGAGGCAAATCCTGAAATAATCAACTCGCGTGCCGCAAAGAAAAACATGCGCGTTCTTTTTGAAATAGCCGTGCAATAA
- a CDS encoding ice-binding family protein, whose product MYKKLRSNLGFLGLFLIIALAGCGGSGDGGAGGQANLGPIGNVSVEAAGVNLGTAGNYAILAKTGVATVPPSVVTGNVAVSPEARVALTGWDLVSEPTDTYFTSAQVVAPGKLYAADNVGGTTSVDLTTAVANMETAYTDAAGRTASSAATTNVGAGTLTSLVLLPGVYEWGSAVTIPTDLTLAGSATDVWIFKIAGTLNMAAAKNVILTGGALPQNVFWQVSEAVTVGASTHFAGVILGQTTITFGDLASLNGRMLAQTAVTLGATTVTVP is encoded by the coding sequence ATGTATAAAAAATTAAGAAGCAATTTGGGGTTTTTGGGACTGTTCCTGATCATCGCTCTGGCAGGCTGCGGCGGTAGTGGTGATGGGGGAGCTGGGGGCCAGGCGAATCTGGGTCCCATTGGGAATGTCAGTGTTGAAGCGGCCGGCGTCAACCTGGGAACAGCCGGCAACTATGCGATCCTGGCAAAAACCGGTGTCGCAACCGTTCCCCCTTCGGTCGTAACCGGCAATGTTGCCGTGAGTCCAGAGGCCCGCGTGGCGTTAACTGGCTGGGACCTGGTGTCTGAACCAACGGATACCTATTTTACCTCGGCGCAAGTGGTTGCCCCGGGAAAACTCTATGCGGCCGACAATGTGGGGGGCACAACTTCTGTTGACCTGACCACCGCCGTAGCCAACATGGAAACTGCTTACACTGATGCCGCCGGCCGGACCGCATCCTCGGCCGCAACTACCAACGTCGGTGCTGGCACCCTCACCTCCTTGGTTCTTCTCCCAGGCGTCTATGAGTGGGGTAGTGCTGTTACCATTCCCACCGACCTTACTCTCGCTGGCAGTGCAACCGACGTGTGGATCTTCAAGATCGCCGGGACCCTCAACATGGCCGCTGCCAAAAACGTTATCCTCACGGGTGGCGCTCTTCCCCAGAACGTCTTCTGGCAGGTGAGTGAAGCAGTGACCGTTGGTGCCAGCACCCATTTCGCAGGAGTCATCCTCGGTCAGACAACCATCACCTTCGGCGATCTTGCCTCGCTCAACGGGCGGATGCTGGCGCAGACGGCGGTCACTCTTGGTGCAACGACAGTAACCGTTCCCTAA
- a CDS encoding ice-binding family protein, whose protein sequence is MNKFLKGTNKWVMALLLVAFVAGCGNSNDTTGSNEITAYSLSGTAGVVTEGTTPKTIDVVMPFGTDLSQALIATYTSTGISVGINKVLQESGVTENVFLSVPQAPVIYTVTAIDGSTATYDVNVTVAANDAAVMTTFSLGNTAGIVHENTVPKTIDVVMPFGTDLSLPLAATFVATGDVKIGTILQETGMTNVFPLSPPASAIYTVIAADGIAKATYEVNVTVAANDAAVMASYSINGFNGIISENTNPKTIAVLMPFGTDLSTDLAATFTASPGANVTIETTPPTPQVSAVTLNNFNNQVIVSYTVTAADTVTTATYDVSVTLAPDTVPFVDLGTAANYAILAKAGVSTVPYSVVTGNVGLSPTDRGALTGWSETSDTTDTYSISAQVVAPFELHAADYLGGSTSVDLTTAVANMETAYTDATGRTATSAATTNVGAGTLTSLTLTPGVYEWGTGVIIPTDLTLNGSATDVWIFKIAGTLDMAAAKNVVLVGGALPENIFWQVTDAVNIGANTHFEGNILGKTAITFGNLSSINGRLLAQTAVALDATTVTAP, encoded by the coding sequence ATGAATAAGTTTTTAAAAGGCACCAACAAATGGGTTATGGCCCTGCTCCTCGTCGCCTTTGTCGCCGGCTGCGGCAACAGTAACGATACGACCGGTTCCAATGAAATTACGGCATACTCTCTGAGTGGAACTGCTGGAGTTGTCACTGAAGGGACAACTCCCAAGACCATTGACGTGGTGATGCCCTTCGGGACAGATCTCTCGCAGGCGCTGATTGCGACCTACACATCCACCGGCATTAGTGTTGGAATCAACAAGGTTCTGCAGGAGAGTGGAGTCACGGAGAATGTTTTTCTCTCGGTTCCCCAGGCTCCGGTCATTTACACCGTGACCGCGATAGACGGCTCAACGGCGACCTATGATGTCAACGTTACTGTGGCGGCAAACGATGCCGCTGTCATGACCACCTTTTCTCTTGGCAATACTGCAGGCATTGTCCATGAGAACACAGTTCCCAAGACCATTGACGTCGTGATGCCCTTCGGGACGGACCTGTCGCTCCCGCTGGCAGCGACTTTCGTGGCGACAGGGGACGTTAAGATCGGCACCATCCTTCAGGAGACTGGCATGACGAATGTGTTCCCCCTGAGCCCCCCGGCTTCGGCGATCTACACCGTCATTGCTGCAGATGGCATCGCAAAGGCGACCTATGAAGTCAACGTCACTGTGGCGGCAAACGATGCTGCTGTCATGGCCTCTTATTCAATTAACGGCTTTAATGGAATTATCAGCGAAAATACCAATCCCAAAACCATCGCAGTGTTGATGCCTTTCGGGACAGACCTGAGCACTGATCTGGCCGCAACATTCACAGCGTCCCCCGGAGCAAATGTCACGATTGAGACGACACCTCCGACACCGCAGGTAAGTGCTGTAACGCTGAATAATTTCAACAATCAGGTCATTGTAAGCTATACGGTTACCGCTGCTGACACCGTTACAACCGCGACTTATGATGTCTCCGTTACTTTGGCCCCCGATACCGTACCGTTTGTCGACCTTGGAACAGCTGCCAACTACGCGATTTTGGCAAAAGCTGGTGTTTCAACGGTTCCCTACTCGGTCGTGACCGGGAATGTCGGTTTAAGTCCCACCGACAGAGGCGCTTTAACCGGTTGGTCGGAGACCTCTGACACCACGGATACGTACTCGATTTCTGCGCAAGTGGTTGCACCTTTCGAACTCCACGCCGCCGACTATCTGGGAGGATCGACTTCAGTTGACCTGACCACCGCCGTCGCCAACATGGAAACCGCGTACACCGACGCCACCGGACGGACCGCAACCTCGGCCGCGACAACTAACGTCGGTGCCGGCACCCTGACGTCCTTAACCCTCACCCCCGGTGTCTATGAGTGGGGGACCGGAGTTATCATCCCGACCGATCTCACTCTCAATGGTAGTGCAACTGATGTCTGGATCTTCAAAATTGCCGGGACCCTCGACATGGCCGCTGCCAAGAATGTCGTCCTCGTGGGTGGCGCACTGCCTGAGAACATCTTCTGGCAAGTTACCGATGCGGTGAACATTGGGGCGAATACCCACTTTGAGGGAAATATCCTCGGTAAGACTGCAATCACATTTGGGAATCTCTCATCGATCAACGGACGACTGTTGGCTCAGACTGCTGTCGCACTTGACGCGACCACAGTTACCGCTCCTTAA
- a CDS encoding ice-binding family protein produces MNSIKGYLNSWFLGLLLITFLAGCGGSSNSATDATTAKDTKAITTFSLDGATGIVAESAREILVTLPNGTPLEALVAKFTLTGESVAVGSTPQTSAVTRNDFSKPVDYRVTAEDKTQTVYTVTATVAPAEAKAITSYSIRNGAVFIDEATKTISVIMPAGTDKTALVATFITTGQFVDVVNTGLQQESGFTVNDFTDPVDYLVTAGNSTEATYSVTVTVRSALGPDPVNLGTAGNFAILAKSGVSTTGATAIVGNIGVSPSAASYITGFALTADSTNTFSISSLVTGNLYAADYATPTPANMTTAISDMEIAFTDAAGRSNTDYTELYAGDISGRTLVPGLYKWGTGVLITSAGVTLSGGADDVWIFQIAQDLTVNNSAIVHLSGGAQAKNIFWQVSGQATLGTAADFKGILLSQTLISFNTGAKLTGRALAQTAVTLNATTVTAP; encoded by the coding sequence ATGAACAGCATTAAAGGGTATTTAAATAGTTGGTTTCTGGGGTTACTCCTTATCACTTTTTTGGCCGGGTGCGGCGGCAGTAGTAACAGCGCTACCGATGCCACAACCGCCAAAGACACGAAGGCTATCACCACGTTTTCGCTTGATGGCGCCACCGGGATCGTCGCAGAGTCAGCCAGGGAGATTCTGGTGACTCTGCCGAACGGCACACCACTAGAAGCTTTGGTTGCGAAATTCACCCTCACCGGCGAATCCGTCGCTGTCGGTTCGACGCCGCAGACGAGTGCTGTCACACGGAATGACTTTAGTAAACCGGTTGACTACAGGGTTACCGCTGAGGACAAGACCCAGACGGTATATACCGTGACCGCGACCGTTGCTCCGGCTGAAGCCAAGGCCATTACCAGCTATTCGATTCGAAATGGGGCTGTTTTCATTGATGAAGCGACCAAGACTATTTCCGTGATCATGCCGGCCGGGACCGACAAAACGGCTCTGGTTGCGACTTTCATCACCACGGGGCAGTTCGTCGACGTGGTGAATACCGGACTCCAGCAGGAGAGTGGTTTTACGGTGAATGATTTTACCGATCCAGTAGACTATCTGGTGACCGCTGGCAATTCAACAGAGGCAACTTATAGCGTAACAGTGACTGTGCGCTCTGCCCTTGGGCCCGACCCGGTCAATCTCGGCACCGCCGGCAATTTTGCAATTCTGGCCAAATCTGGGGTCTCAACCACCGGAGCCACTGCCATTGTCGGCAATATCGGCGTGAGTCCTTCCGCCGCAAGTTACATCACGGGATTTGCCCTCACCGCTGATTCCACCAACACCTTTTCAATCTCGTCGCTCGTGACCGGGAATCTCTACGCCGCCGATTATGCCACACCAACCCCGGCGAATATGACCACGGCGATCAGCGATATGGAAATCGCCTTCACCGACGCCGCCGGACGCTCAAACACCGATTACACCGAACTCTATGCCGGAGACATCAGCGGGCGCACCCTGGTTCCAGGCCTCTACAAATGGGGCACCGGAGTTCTTATCACCAGTGCCGGTGTGACTCTTAGCGGGGGAGCCGACGACGTCTGGATCTTCCAGATCGCTCAGGACCTCACCGTCAACAACAGCGCCATTGTGCACCTGAGCGGCGGAGCCCAGGCCAAAAATATCTTCTGGCAGGTTTCCGGACAGGCGACCTTGGGTACGGCGGCAGACTTCAAGGGGATTTTGTTGAGTCAAACCCTGATCTCGTTCAATACCGGCGCCAAATTAACCGGCCGAGCCCTGGCACAGACCGCAGTAACATTAAATGCCACGACCGTCACAGCGCCTTAG